The genome window CGGGACGGGTTGACCACGTAGGGCAGACGCATGGAGCGCCTCCTTGCGGTGATGGTAGGAACCCAGAACATGAGTATCCGGGTCGCACTGCTGGGTCATGGCTTCGCGGGGCGGACGTTCCATGCTCCGCTGATTCGCGCCGTGGAGGGGCTGGAGCTGCGCGTCGTGGCGTCAAGTCAGCGTGAGAATGTGCTGGCTCGACTGCCGGAGGTGTCGGTGGTGGCCTCCGCGCTGGAGGCCGCCACGCATCCGGAGGTGGACCTCGTCGTCATCGCCACGCCCAATGCGAGCCATGCTCCGCTTGCCGAGGCCGCGCTCCGGGCCGGGAAGCAGGTCGTGGTCGACAAGCCGTTCACCGTCACACTGGCAGAGGCTCGCTCGCTGTGTGCGCTGGCTCGGGAGCGGGGGCGGGTGCTCTCCGTGTTTCACAACCGGCGGTGGGACAGTGACTTCCTCGCGCTTCGGGCAGTGCTTGCCGAGGGCGTCCTGGGGCGGGTGACGCATGTGGAGTCGCGGTTCGACCGCTTCCGTCCGGAGGTTCGCCAGCGCTGGCGCGAGCAGGTGCTTCCGGGCGCTGGCGTCTGGTTCGACCTGGGGCCGCACCTGGTCGACCAGGCGCTGCAGCTCTTTGGGCTGCCGGACTCCGTGATGGGGGCCCTGGCGCGGCACCGCGATGGGGCTCAGGTGGATGACTGGTGCCAGGTCACCCTCGTGTACCCGGAGCGGAAGGTCGTGCTTCAGGCTTCCATGCTCGTGGCGGGCGGCATGCCCCGGTTCGCGGTGCATGGCACCCGGGGCTCCTGGCTCAAGTATGGGATGGATGCCCAGGAGGACCGGTTGCGCGCGGATGAGGCTCCCGGCGCTCCGGGGTGGGGCGTGGACCCATCACCAGGGCGGTTGGTGGACGGTGCGACGGGGGTGGAGCGTTCCTCGGTCTCGCCCCCTGGCGACTATCGCCAGTACTACCGTGCGCTTCGGGATGCGGTGGAGGGGAGGGGGGCGAACCCCGTGACTCCCGCGCAAGCGCTGGCCGTGGTCGCGGTGATGGAGGCCGCGGTCCGGGCCTCCGAGTCTGGTTGTGCGCAGCGGCCGGACCTTACCGAGGAGGAGCGGGCCTCGTTCGCGGCCGACTCCGTCCGCTTGGAGTGAGCCGCTGGCCTGTTGCTGGACGCTGAGTCCGGCTGGAGGACGCTGGACAGTCGGCTCACGCTTCTCGCGTGCAGCTGGAGGCCAGCTGCTACGGTATCCATCGACTCCACCGCCGCTGTGCATGTGAGGAACCCTTGAGCTCGAAGAAGCCCGGCCGCAATGACCCGTGCCCCTGTGGGAGCGGCCTGAAATACAAGGCCTGCCACGCCGCCGAGGACCGGGCGAAGGCCGCGCCGCCGCCCCCCGCCGCACACCCCCTCGCCGAGGACCTCAAGGCCGCCATGGAGGTGCTCGGGGACTCCGACACCTCCCGCCTGTCCGGCTGCCTCGTGCGCCTGGGCGCGCTGCTCGCCGAGTGGGGCCCCGCTCCCGGCCTGCGCTTCGACGCCAAGGCCTTCGCCGACCACGTCGGCCCCGAGTTGGCCCTGCTGTCCGAGAAGGAAGGCCAGGACGCCGCCAGCGCCCGACGCGAGCTGCTCGTGGGCACCGTGCGCAAGCTCGGGACTCCCGCGTTCCTGGAGCAGCTCGGCACCGCCCTCATTGCCCGCGCCTCCGAGCCCGGTCGCTCCGCCAGCGACAGGCAGGCACTGTGCGTCGGCGTCCTGTTCGCCTCCGCGTCCAAGCGGCTCGGCCGCGCCCGCCCGGAGGACATCCCCGTGCTCGACGTCGTCTTCGACGTCCAGTTCCGCGAGTGGAGCGCCAAGCACGCCGAGCTGGTGAAGAAGTACGAGGCTCTCGCCGGCGGCTTCGCAGAGGAGACCCTCCCTCCCGAGGCTCGCGAGGCCCTTCAGCAGGCTCGCGACGGCGATGTGGACGCGCTGCTGCGGTACGTGCAGTCGGACCCCGGCATCGCCGAGCGCATCGCCCGCGAGGCCAAGGAGCGCGCCGCCCGCGTCGAGGCCCGCTTGCGAGAGCCCTCGTCGCCTCCCGTCTTCGCCCCGGAGGAGGAGCTGTGGCTCACCTGTGTCCTCTGGGAGCCGATGCAGGCGCTGAAGTCCCTCCCGCAGGACGCGGGGCCGGAGACACGGCGCGAAGCGGTGACCACGCTGATGCGCGCGGTGAAGGGTGCCCTCGACCCGGACTTCCTCTCGGGCCTGCTGGGACGCCTGCGCGAGAAGGCCAAGGAGGCTTCCGCCGATGAGGCCGCTCGCGCCGCCTTCATGGATACCGCCATCGCCTTCGAGGCCGAGCCTGCTCGCATGACGCTCGCCGCGCTGCTCACCTCACGGCAGGAGGCCGTGGGCCGCTCGGCCGAGGAGATGGTCATGCTCGCCGACCTCAAGGCCCTCACCACCTGGACTCCGGAGAGCTTCGAGCCCTACCGCGAGCTGCTCAACAGCATGGGCATGCCCGCTGCCGCCGCTCGCATCCAGCGCTGCCAGGAGTGGCTGCGCGAGCACCCCGTGACGCTGCGGACCGAGACCGTCTGAAGTCAGAGGCGGCGGAGCGCGGCGTCCGCCCGCCTCACGTGGTCCACGTCGAGCGTGTGCTTGCGTGAGTCCGCGGCGTCGTAGACCACCGTGACGTCCGTGCCCACCTGGAGCTCGTCCAGCGGGCCTCCCGCGAAGAGGGTGGGCACGCGCGGTAGGGCACGGAGCGAGCCCCTGGCAGTCCGCCTCCCGGGGACGCGCCGACGCGCCGGGGTGTGCATTGTGACGAAGGGGGAAGCCATCATGAAGGAGACGACGGGGACGGGAGACGCGGTGCTCGCGGAGGATGCCCACCTGCTGCGGCCACTCCTGGACCATGCCCGGCTCACTC of Pyxidicoccus trucidator contains these proteins:
- a CDS encoding oxidoreductase, with translation MSIRVALLGHGFAGRTFHAPLIRAVEGLELRVVASSQRENVLARLPEVSVVASALEAATHPEVDLVVIATPNASHAPLAEAALRAGKQVVVDKPFTVTLAEARSLCALARERGRVLSVFHNRRWDSDFLALRAVLAEGVLGRVTHVESRFDRFRPEVRQRWREQVLPGAGVWFDLGPHLVDQALQLFGLPDSVMGALARHRDGAQVDDWCQVTLVYPERKVVLQASMLVAGGMPRFAVHGTRGSWLKYGMDAQEDRLRADEAPGAPGWGVDPSPGRLVDGATGVERSSVSPPGDYRQYYRALRDAVEGRGANPVTPAQALAVVAVMEAAVRASESGCAQRPDLTEEERASFAADSVRLE
- a CDS encoding YecA family protein is translated as MSSKKPGRNDPCPCGSGLKYKACHAAEDRAKAAPPPPAAHPLAEDLKAAMEVLGDSDTSRLSGCLVRLGALLAEWGPAPGLRFDAKAFADHVGPELALLSEKEGQDAASARRELLVGTVRKLGTPAFLEQLGTALIARASEPGRSASDRQALCVGVLFASASKRLGRARPEDIPVLDVVFDVQFREWSAKHAELVKKYEALAGGFAEETLPPEAREALQQARDGDVDALLRYVQSDPGIAERIAREAKERAARVEARLREPSSPPVFAPEEELWLTCVLWEPMQALKSLPQDAGPETRREAVTTLMRAVKGALDPDFLSGLLGRLREKAKEASADEAARAAFMDTAIAFEAEPARMTLAALLTSRQEAVGRSAEEMVMLADLKALTTWTPESFEPYRELLNSMGMPAAAARIQRCQEWLREHPVTLRTETV